A single Xylella taiwanensis DNA region contains:
- the rplK gene encoding 50S ribosomal protein L11 produces MAKKVIAYIKLQVKAGQASPSPPVGPALGQRGLNIMDFCKSFNAVTQKLEQGLPIPVVITAYSDRTFTFITKTPPASVLLKKIVGIQSGSKRPNTEKVGKVTRKQLEDIAKAKELDMTAADLDAAVRTIAGSARSMGLVVEG; encoded by the coding sequence ATGGCAAAGAAGGTCATTGCTTACATCAAACTTCAGGTGAAGGCTGGTCAGGCGTCTCCTTCGCCGCCTGTTGGTCCCGCTTTAGGGCAGCGGGGTTTGAATATTATGGATTTTTGTAAGTCATTTAATGCAGTAACTCAGAAGCTTGAACAGGGTTTGCCGATTCCGGTGGTAATTACTGCTTATTCGGATCGTACTTTTACCTTTATTACCAAAACACCTCCAGCGTCGGTTTTGCTTAAGAAGATTGTCGGCATACAATCTGGCTCCAAACGCCCTAACACAGAGAAGGTAGGCAAAGTTACCCGTAAGCAGCTTGAAGATATTGCTAAGGCGAAGGAACTTGATATGACTGCGGCTGATTTGGATGCGGCGGTGCGTACGATCGCAGGTTCGGCTCGTAGTATGGGGTTAGTGGTGGAGGGTTAA
- the nusG gene encoding transcription termination/antitermination protein NusG, which produces MKRWYVVHAYSGFEKTVAQALRDRISRIEIQDRFGEVLVPAEEVVEMRSGQKRRSEHKFFPGYVLIQIETYYEGGVPRIDSECWHLVKETPKVMGFIGGTADRPLPISSDEADAILRRVQDGAEKPRPKVLFEPGQMVRVIDGPFNDFDGLVEEVNYEKNRLRVAVLIFGRPTPVDLEFGQVQKS; this is translated from the coding sequence GTGAAGCGCTGGTATGTTGTTCATGCCTATTCGGGTTTTGAGAAGACAGTTGCGCAAGCGCTGCGTGACCGTATTTCACGTATTGAGATACAGGATCGTTTTGGTGAGGTGTTGGTTCCTGCCGAAGAAGTCGTGGAAATGCGTTCTGGTCAGAAACGCCGTTCCGAGCACAAATTTTTCCCGGGTTATGTGTTGATCCAGATCGAAACTTACTATGAGGGCGGTGTGCCACGTATCGATAGTGAATGCTGGCACTTGGTTAAGGAGACCCCAAAGGTGATGGGTTTCATCGGTGGTACTGCTGATCGCCCGTTGCCGATCAGTAGCGATGAAGCTGATGCTATTTTGCGGCGTGTTCAGGATGGTGCTGAGAAACCACGTCCCAAAGTGTTGTTTGAGCCGGGACAAATGGTTCGAGTCATAGATGGTCCCTTTAATGATTTCGATGGACTTGTGGAGGAAGTTAATTACGAAAAAAATCGTCTGCGTGTGGCTGTACTGATTTTTGGTCGTCCTACGCCTGTTGACCTTGAATTTGGTCAGGTCCAAAAAAGCTGA
- the secE gene encoding preprotein translocase subunit SecE, whose amino-acid sequence MKTKIEPTKITALSGDIFKYFIASLLLVLGGFVWFLFEEAVHFLMLGSWATQLRGLAVMLVFAAAASVLMTTAKGRELREFLVESRFELRKVVWPTRHEAIRITWVVIVVITILSLLLGGFDFVIQKLTQWFLSL is encoded by the coding sequence ATGAAAACAAAAATTGAACCTACTAAAATCACCGCTCTGAGCGGCGATATTTTTAAGTACTTCATTGCTAGCTTGCTGTTGGTGTTAGGGGGGTTTGTCTGGTTTCTGTTCGAGGAAGCTGTGCATTTCCTTATGTTAGGTTCTTGGGCTACACAGTTGCGTGGTTTGGCTGTTATGCTCGTTTTCGCCGCTGCTGCATCTGTGCTTATGACCACAGCAAAGGGGCGTGAACTTCGTGAATTCTTAGTTGAGTCGCGTTTTGAGCTGCGTAAGGTGGTCTGGCCAACACGTCATGAGGCTATTCGTATCACTTGGGTTGTAATCGTGGTAATTACTATACTGAGTCTTTTGTTGGGTGGCTTTGATTTCGTGATACAGAAGCTCACGCAGTGGTTCCTGTCGCTTTGA
- the tuf gene encoding elongation factor Tu, which produces MAQDKFKRTKFHVNVGTIGHVDHGKTTLTAALTKVGAERFGGEFKAYDAIDAAPEEKARGITISTAHVEYESETRHYAHVDCPGHADYVKNMITGAAQMDGAILVCSAADGPMPQTREHILLARQVGVPYIVVFLNKADMVDDAELLELVEMEVRELLSKYDFPGDDTPIVKGSALKALEGDQSEIGVPAIIRLVEALDSYIPEPERAIDRPFLMPVEDVFSISGRGTVATGRVECGVIKVGDEVEIVGIRPTSKTTVTGVEMFRKLLDQGQAGDNAGLLLRGTKRDEVERGQVLAKPGSIKAHKEFEAEVYVLSKEEGGRHTPFFNGYTPQFYMRTTDITGKVCLPEGVEMVMPGDNVKITVSLINPVAMGEGQRFAIREGGRTVGAGVVSKVIS; this is translated from the coding sequence ATGGCTCAGGATAAGTTCAAACGCACCAAGTTTCACGTAAATGTTGGTACGATTGGTCACGTTGACCACGGCAAGACTACGCTGACAGCGGCGCTGACTAAGGTGGGTGCTGAGCGTTTTGGTGGCGAGTTCAAGGCATACGATGCGATTGATGCTGCACCTGAAGAGAAGGCGCGTGGGATTACGATTTCTACGGCTCACGTTGAGTATGAAAGTGAAACCCGCCACTATGCCCATGTGGACTGTCCGGGTCATGCTGATTATGTGAAGAACATGATTACGGGTGCTGCGCAGATGGATGGCGCGATTTTAGTATGTTCGGCTGCTGATGGTCCGATGCCGCAGACTCGCGAGCATATTTTGCTGGCTCGCCAGGTTGGCGTACCTTACATTGTTGTGTTCTTGAACAAGGCTGACATGGTGGACGATGCCGAGTTGCTTGAGCTGGTGGAGATGGAGGTGCGTGAGTTGTTGAGTAAATACGATTTTCCTGGTGACGACACCCCGATCGTGAAGGGTTCGGCATTGAAGGCCCTGGAAGGGGATCAGTCGGAGATTGGTGTGCCGGCGATTATTCGACTGGTGGAGGCATTGGACAGCTACATTCCAGAGCCGGAGCGTGCGATTGATCGTCCGTTTTTAATGCCTGTGGAAGATGTGTTTTCGATTTCTGGTCGTGGCACGGTGGCGACTGGTCGTGTTGAATGCGGTGTGATTAAGGTAGGTGATGAAGTAGAAATTGTTGGTATTCGTCCGACGTCCAAGACGACTGTGACGGGTGTGGAGATGTTCCGTAAGTTGTTGGATCAAGGTCAGGCTGGGGACAATGCGGGTCTTTTGTTGCGCGGTACTAAGCGCGATGAGGTGGAACGTGGTCAGGTATTGGCGAAGCCGGGTTCGATCAAGGCGCATAAGGAATTTGAGGCTGAGGTGTATGTGCTGTCGAAAGAGGAAGGCGGTCGCCACACTCCGTTTTTCAATGGATACACGCCGCAGTTTTACATGCGTACAACAGACATCACCGGTAAGGTGTGTTTACCTGAGGGAGTGGAGATGGTGATGCCTGGAGATAATGTGAAGATAACGGTGTCGCTGATTAATCCCGTGGCAATGGGTGAGGGGCAGCGCTTTGCGATCCGTGAGGGTGGACGCACAGTGGGAGCTGGAGTAGTTTCGAAGGTTATTAGTTAA
- the ychF gene encoding redox-regulated ATPase YchF codes for MGIKCGIVGLPNVGKSTLFNALTKAGIAAANFPFCTIEPNVGVVPVPDPRLNQLAEIVKPQKLVPTVIEFVDIAGLVAGAASGEGLGNKFLAHIREVDAIAHVVRCFEHGEIIHVAGKVDPLADIEIIETELILADLDTVEKAFNRMTRAVKGGDKEAIARKSVLERLQVVFNNGKSARSLGLNQEERALVHDLFLLTLKPVMYIANVLENGFQDNTHLETVSVRAASEDAQVVPVSVVIEEELAQLEDADREAFLVDLGLEEPGLNRIVRAAYALLGLQTYFTAGVKEVRAWTVKAGATAPQAAAVIHTDFEKGFIRAETIAFEDFIKYNGEAGARDAGRMRLEGKEYQVQEGDIFHFRFNV; via the coding sequence ATGGGTATTAAATGCGGTATTGTTGGGTTGCCCAACGTTGGTAAATCGACTTTGTTCAATGCATTGACTAAAGCCGGTATCGCTGCGGCTAACTTCCCATTCTGTACAATTGAACCCAATGTGGGTGTCGTGCCTGTTCCGGATCCACGTCTCAATCAATTGGCCGAGATCGTCAAGCCTCAGAAGTTAGTGCCGACAGTGATCGAATTCGTTGATATTGCAGGTCTGGTTGCCGGCGCGGCCAGTGGTGAAGGGCTGGGCAACAAGTTTTTGGCGCATATTCGCGAGGTTGATGCGATTGCTCACGTCGTGCGTTGCTTCGAGCATGGCGAGATTATCCACGTTGCCGGTAAGGTTGATCCTCTGGCTGACATCGAGATCATCGAAACGGAATTGATACTGGCCGATTTGGACACTGTCGAGAAGGCGTTCAACCGCATGACGCGTGCTGTCAAGGGAGGCGATAAAGAAGCGATTGCGCGCAAATCGGTGCTTGAGAGGTTGCAGGTTGTGTTCAACAACGGCAAATCTGCCCGCTCTCTTGGATTAAATCAGGAGGAACGCGCTTTAGTCCACGATTTATTCCTACTGACGCTCAAACCGGTGATGTACATCGCCAATGTGCTTGAAAACGGGTTTCAGGATAATACGCACCTTGAGACTGTAAGTGTGCGTGCTGCGTCCGAGGATGCTCAGGTTGTACCAGTTTCTGTGGTGATCGAAGAGGAACTCGCTCAGCTGGAGGATGCAGATCGCGAGGCATTCTTGGTTGACCTTGGTCTGGAGGAGCCGGGACTAAATCGAATAGTCCGTGCTGCTTATGCGTTGCTCGGTCTGCAGACTTACTTTACTGCGGGAGTGAAGGAAGTGCGTGCTTGGACCGTGAAGGCTGGCGCTACCGCGCCGCAGGCTGCTGCGGTGATCCATACGGATTTTGAAAAAGGGTTTATCCGTGCCGAAACCATTGCTTTCGAGGACTTCATCAAATATAACGGTGAAGCCGGTGCACGTGATGCTGGGCGTATGCGTTTGGAAGGCAAGGAGTATCAGGTGCAAGAAGGAGACATTTTTCATTTTCGCTTCAACGTATGA
- the pth gene encoding aminoacyl-tRNA hydrolase, with amino-acid sequence MLGLRLIVGLGNPGNEYTKTRHNAGFRFVDGLVQREGQRWTLESKLFGHVARVLIAGQWVWLLRPVTFMNLSGKSICAGLNFWKIKPEQMLVAHDDLDFPPGTVRLKFDGGHGGQNGLRDITKLLGHGRFHRLRVGIGHPGHKDRVVSWVLGCPTCDDDIAIDAALERAGAVLPLAVSADFDEAVKKLHTVV; translated from the coding sequence ATGTTAGGGTTGCGTTTGATCGTTGGGCTTGGCAATCCGGGTAACGAGTACACTAAAACCCGGCACAATGCCGGGTTTCGTTTTGTCGATGGTTTGGTTCAGCGTGAGGGTCAGCGCTGGACGCTGGAGTCAAAGTTGTTTGGTCACGTCGCCCGTGTGTTGATCGCTGGGCAATGGGTATGGTTACTACGCCCAGTCACTTTTATGAATTTGAGCGGCAAGTCGATCTGTGCCGGTTTAAACTTTTGGAAGATTAAACCGGAGCAGATGTTGGTTGCTCACGATGATTTGGATTTTCCACCGGGGACCGTGCGCTTGAAGTTTGATGGTGGTCATGGTGGTCAGAATGGGTTGCGTGATATCACCAAGCTGCTTGGTCACGGACGCTTTCATCGTCTTCGTGTAGGTATTGGCCATCCTGGTCATAAAGATCGTGTGGTAAGTTGGGTGCTCGGTTGTCCAACGTGTGATGACGATATTGCTATCGATGCTGCTTTAGAACGAGCCGGTGCTGTATTGCCTTTGGCGGTTTCTGCTGACTTTGATGAGGCTGTGAAAAAGCTACACACGGTGGTGTGA
- a CDS encoding 50S ribosomal protein L25/general stress protein Ctc codes for MANHQIKAQRREDEGKGASRRLRHAGLIPAIVYGGEERPVSIQLNHEHIWLAQQNEWFYSSILDLNVDGSVEKVLLRDLQRHPYRQLVMHVDFQRVSADAKLSVAVPLHFINQATSPAGKASGVVITHELNEVQILCLPKDLPEFIEVDLSTLSVGQVIHLSDIKLPIGVELLTRLDKEHDVAVVIAKHVVSEDDTSAAAEGEGEPK; via the coding sequence ATGGCAAACCATCAAATTAAAGCTCAGCGCCGCGAAGACGAGGGGAAGGGTGCGAGCCGCCGCCTGCGTCATGCTGGCCTGATTCCAGCCATTGTTTACGGTGGCGAGGAGCGTCCAGTCAGTATCCAGCTTAACCATGAACATATCTGGCTTGCTCAACAGAACGAATGGTTCTATTCATCAATTCTCGATCTGAATGTTGATGGCAGCGTGGAGAAGGTACTGTTGCGTGATTTACAGCGTCATCCTTATCGTCAGTTGGTCATGCACGTTGATTTTCAACGCGTTAGTGCGGATGCCAAGCTGAGTGTTGCGGTGCCGTTGCATTTCATCAACCAAGCTACTTCACCTGCGGGCAAGGCGAGCGGTGTGGTGATTACCCACGAATTGAATGAAGTGCAGATATTGTGTTTGCCGAAAGATTTGCCAGAGTTCATTGAGGTTGATCTGTCCACGTTGAGTGTCGGTCAGGTGATCCACCTGTCCGACATTAAGTTGCCGATTGGTGTTGAGTTGCTGACTCGGCTGGATAAGGAGCACGACGTGGCAGTAGTTATCGCTAAGCATGTGGTGAGCGAGGATGACACGTCGGCAGCGGCGGAAGGCGAGGGCGAGCCTAAGTAA